One stretch of Lysobacter sp. KIS68-7 DNA includes these proteins:
- a CDS encoding GspH/FimT family pseudopilin translates to MRTHGRRAMHRRASGFSLLEVMLVMLLIAAMSVLAAAMVTGGFAGMRVRAEAKEIAAQLRYTRAQAISTGQSQRFLIDPAARTWLAPNNRKGQVGKAFGINFFGAREVQPTRGVGAIQFFSDGASTGGRVQLTAKGAAWNIDVAWLTGEVKLTRGAAAP, encoded by the coding sequence ATGCGCACCCACGGACGCCGCGCGATGCACCGCCGGGCGTCCGGCTTCTCGCTGTTGGAAGTGATGCTCGTGATGCTGCTCATCGCGGCGATGAGCGTGCTCGCCGCCGCGATGGTGACGGGCGGATTCGCAGGCATGCGCGTGCGCGCCGAGGCCAAGGAGATCGCCGCGCAGTTGCGCTACACGCGCGCGCAGGCCATCTCCACCGGACAGTCGCAGCGTTTCCTCATCGACCCGGCCGCGCGCACCTGGCTTGCGCCGAACAATCGCAAGGGCCAGGTCGGCAAGGCGTTCGGCATCAATTTCTTCGGCGCGCGCGAAGTGCAGCCCACGCGCGGCGTGGGCGCGATCCAGTTCTTCTCCGACGGGGCGTCCACGGGCGGCCGCGTGCAACTCACCGCGAAGGGCGCGGCGTGGAATATCGACGTCGCCTGGCTCACGGGTGAAGTGAAACTCACGCGCGGAGCGGCAGCGCCGTGA
- a CDS encoding prepilin-type N-terminal cleavage/methylation domain-containing protein — protein sequence MRRATQAGYTLIEVIIAFAVLALALTLLLGTLSGATRQVRWADDAGRAAMHAQSLLAQLGVGEPLRPGHTEGDFEEGRYRWALDVAPWRDPSESDAAQQLIDPAAPRLLSLDLQVKWGDGTPRDSLHLQSLRLVTPDALDGAPQ from the coding sequence ATGCGCCGCGCAACCCAAGCGGGTTACACGCTCATCGAGGTGATCATCGCCTTCGCGGTGCTCGCGCTCGCGTTGACCCTGTTGCTCGGCACACTGTCCGGCGCGACGCGGCAGGTGCGCTGGGCCGACGATGCGGGGCGCGCGGCGATGCACGCGCAATCGCTGCTCGCGCAACTCGGTGTCGGCGAACCGCTGCGCCCGGGCCACACCGAAGGCGATTTCGAAGAAGGGCGTTACCGCTGGGCGCTCGATGTCGCGCCGTGGCGGGACCCGAGCGAATCCGACGCTGCGCAGCAACTCATCGACCCCGCCGCGCCGCGCTTGCTGTCGCTCGACCTGCAGGTGAAGTGGGGCGACGGCACGCCGCGCGACAGCCTGCACCTGCAATCGCTGCGCCTGGTGACGCCCGACGCGTTGGACGGAGCGCCGCAATGA
- the pyrF gene encoding orotidine-5'-phosphate decarboxylase produces the protein MGFMQALKQRWNASGSLVCVGLDPEPAKFPKEFAGDDDAVFHFCRDIADATAEFACAFKPQIAHFAALRAEGALERLIAHIHATHPGIPVILDAKRGDIGSTAQQYAREAFDRFAADAVTANPYLGRDSVQPFLERADRGVVILCRTSNPGAGDLQDLAIEGRPLYQHVAEKVAREWNGNGNCALVVGATWPEQLREVRAIIGDMPILVPGVGAQGGDAEAVVRNAASADGTGLLVSSSRAILYASAGADYAEAAARAARELRDTINAAR, from the coding sequence ATGGGCTTCATGCAGGCGCTGAAACAACGCTGGAATGCCAGTGGTTCGCTTGTCTGCGTGGGGCTCGATCCGGAGCCGGCGAAGTTCCCGAAGGAATTCGCCGGCGACGACGATGCGGTCTTCCACTTCTGCCGCGACATCGCCGATGCGACCGCGGAATTCGCCTGCGCGTTCAAGCCGCAGATCGCGCACTTCGCCGCGCTGCGCGCCGAAGGGGCGCTCGAGCGCCTGATCGCGCACATCCACGCCACGCACCCCGGCATCCCGGTGATCCTGGATGCCAAGCGCGGCGACATCGGCAGCACGGCGCAGCAATACGCGCGTGAAGCCTTCGACCGGTTCGCCGCCGATGCGGTGACGGCCAATCCCTACCTCGGCCGCGATTCGGTGCAGCCCTTCCTCGAGCGCGCCGACCGCGGCGTGGTGATCCTGTGCCGCACGTCCAACCCGGGCGCGGGCGATCTGCAGGACCTCGCGATCGAGGGTCGTCCGCTTTACCAGCACGTGGCCGAAAAAGTGGCCCGCGAGTGGAATGGCAACGGCAACTGCGCGCTCGTCGTCGGTGCGACGTGGCCGGAACAACTGCGCGAAGTGCGCGCGATCATCGGCGACATGCCGATCCTGGTGCCGGGCGTCGGCGCGCAGGGCGGCGATGCGGAAGCGGTGGTGCGCAATGCAGCCTCGGCCGACGGCACGGGCCTGCTGGTGAGTTCTTCGCGCGCGATCCTCTATGCCTCCGCCGGCGCGGACTACGCCGAAGCCGCGGCCCGCGCCGCGCGCGAGCTGCGCGACACCATCAACGCCGCGCGCTGA
- a CDS encoding PilN domain-containing protein: protein MNALRDRIGRIQTRVLPGAGGWLSWWSRSLAAWLPVRWRAALGLGLDRLLLAQDPDALHLRLQTFDGVEGPVVRDVGRLPASEVLAVDVDPLATILAPSIADLPRWLVLPANAGLRRRLVLPAAAADRLRDVVSFEIDRQTPFTADSAAFDARILDRRADGQLDVELVAVPRTAIQPRLDALGGVTATLAGIDLADTSGIPLGVNLLPPAQRRHRADPWGVWNWVLGAFAVVAVAAGLWQVLDNRRNAADEFESDVNARTAQARQASARRQALIDAVEGQAYLDQMRRGRPSAVEVLDELTRRLPDTTYMEKVAIENDRLTLIGLSSEASSLVGRLEGSPLWRAPALTGALQPDPRSGKDRFTLTADLAVTPPTVQNRQQEAPRAAAGTD, encoded by the coding sequence ATGAATGCACTGCGCGACCGCATCGGCCGCATCCAGACTCGTGTCCTGCCGGGCGCGGGCGGATGGCTGTCGTGGTGGTCGCGCTCGCTCGCGGCGTGGTTGCCGGTGCGCTGGCGCGCCGCGCTTGGCCTCGGGCTCGATCGCCTGTTGCTGGCGCAGGATCCCGATGCGCTGCACCTGCGCCTGCAGACCTTCGACGGCGTCGAAGGTCCGGTGGTGCGCGATGTCGGCCGTCTCCCCGCGAGTGAAGTGCTCGCCGTCGACGTCGATCCGCTCGCCACCATCCTCGCCCCCTCCATCGCCGATCTTCCGCGCTGGCTGGTGCTGCCCGCCAACGCGGGCCTGCGTCGCCGCCTCGTGCTGCCCGCCGCCGCCGCCGATCGCCTGCGCGATGTCGTCTCCTTCGAAATCGATCGGCAGACGCCGTTCACCGCCGACAGCGCCGCCTTCGATGCGCGCATCCTGGATCGTCGCGCCGACGGCCAGCTCGATGTCGAACTCGTCGCCGTGCCGCGCACCGCGATCCAACCGCGGCTGGATGCACTCGGTGGCGTCACCGCCACGCTCGCGGGCATCGACCTCGCCGACACGAGCGGCATCCCGCTCGGCGTGAACCTGCTGCCGCCCGCGCAACGCCGCCATCGCGCGGACCCGTGGGGCGTGTGGAACTGGGTGCTGGGTGCCTTCGCCGTGGTCGCCGTCGCCGCCGGCCTGTGGCAGGTACTCGACAACCGCCGCAACGCGGCCGATGAATTCGAGAGCGACGTGAATGCGCGCACCGCGCAGGCGCGCCAGGCCTCCGCGCGCCGGCAGGCGCTCATCGATGCCGTGGAAGGGCAGGCCTACCTCGACCAGATGCGCCGCGGGCGCCCGAGCGCGGTGGAGGTCCTCGACGAACTCACGCGTCGCCTGCCCGACACGACGTACATGGAAAAGGTCGCGATCGAAAACGATCGGCTCACGCTGATCGGTTTGAGCAGCGAGGCCTCCTCGCTCGTCGGCCGCCTGGAAGGTTCGCCGCTGTGGCGCGCGCCCGCGCTCACCGGCGCGCTCCAACCGGATCCGCGCTCGGGCAAGGATCGCTTCACGCTCACCGCGGACCTCGCCGTCACACCGCCCACCGTGCAGAACCGACAGCAGGAGGCGCCGCGTGCCGCCGCAGGGACCGACTGA
- a CDS encoding glycosyltransferase family 2 protein, translated as MTTPADNAPGDIAVVIVAHESSETLDECLRRVRDAEGVGQVRIVDNASHDETLSIMQRHAAADLRVRFVANPDNPGFAVACNQGAADTDRPWLAFVNPDCLVERDTLVRLREAAEDLGSAALVGADQVGEDGERDAATRRRDPDFAAMLRNPKQANLGIAPDDAQALQVVDAISGALMLMPRALFNRLGGFDEGYRLHAEDLDLCRRARALGATIAVANAVRVVHVRGVSSRARPVFVEWHKHRGLWRYFRKFEAERRTAVERAAVFAMIWGRFPFAMARAVVRSVAA; from the coding sequence ATGACCACGCCGGCCGACAACGCACCCGGCGACATCGCCGTCGTCATCGTGGCGCACGAAAGCAGCGAGACGCTCGACGAATGCCTGCGCCGCGTCCGCGACGCCGAAGGCGTCGGCCAGGTGCGCATCGTCGACAACGCCTCGCACGACGAGACGCTCTCGATCATGCAGCGCCACGCCGCCGCGGACCTGCGCGTGCGCTTCGTCGCCAATCCCGACAACCCCGGCTTCGCCGTCGCGTGCAACCAGGGCGCCGCCGACACCGATCGTCCGTGGCTCGCTTTCGTGAACCCGGATTGCCTGGTCGAACGCGATACGTTGGTGCGCCTGCGCGAAGCCGCCGAAGACCTCGGCAGCGCTGCGCTGGTCGGCGCCGACCAGGTCGGCGAGGACGGCGAACGCGATGCGGCCACCCGCCGCCGCGATCCCGATTTCGCCGCGATGCTCCGCAACCCGAAGCAGGCGAACCTCGGCATCGCCCCCGACGATGCACAAGCGCTGCAGGTCGTCGATGCGATCTCCGGCGCGTTGATGCTGATGCCGCGCGCGCTGTTCAACCGACTGGGCGGCTTCGACGAAGGCTATCGCCTGCACGCCGAAGACCTGGACCTGTGCCGCCGCGCACGCGCCCTGGGCGCGACGATTGCGGTGGCGAATGCCGTGCGCGTGGTGCACGTGCGCGGTGTGTCCTCGCGCGCGCGGCCGGTGTTCGTCGAATGGCACAAGCACCGCGGGCTATGGCGCTACTTCCGCAAGTTCGAAGCCGAACGTCGCACGGCGGTGGAACGCGCCGCGGTGTTCGCGATGATCTGGGGCCGCTTTCCGTTCGCGATGGCGCGTGCGGTGGTCCGGTCGGTGGCCGCCTGA
- the gspD gene encoding type II secretion system secretin GspD, with the protein MALRTHIATLLLAAATVVLVGCQTTPVATISREGDRAVRMQHGEQTTSTLDQTGTETAPSPDRQAPSEAGEPKPQIRRGDGRVINQAAAAAPPPNLGASSGAATFNFEGESLQAVVKAILGDMLGQNYVIAPGVQGTVTLATPKPVSPAQAMSLLEQVLSWNNARMVFADGRYNIVAADSALAGTVAPRTGSPALARGFEARVVPLKFIAAEEMKKVLTPYARPNAVITTDSARNVITIGGTRAELENYMRTIEIFDVDWLQGMSVGVFPIRSGHASKVVADLEKVFGEQSKSPVAGMFRFLPLEGANAVLVITPQARYLDEIQSWLDRIEGAAGEEQLFSYELKYVKAKDLADRLSEVYGGSARRAEGSSTGSGTLMPGLEPTEIKDSGVDDTGNSAVSIGGGNSGNTGGGSSLSLEPQSSGNSSVTLQVEGSTVGVSAVDETNTLLVRANSAAWRSIREVIERLDIMPMQVQIEAQVAEVGLTGALKYGVNWYFENAIPDPALRNLALTRNIWGSTAGSIGGVTTDAAGNVLGGLSWTFLGPNAMAVINALDQVSDVNLLQTPSVVVRNNAEATFNVGSRIPIASVTFNPNSGSTGDTISQVQYLDTGVILKVRPRITKDGMVFLDIVQEVSSPGGDPDINGNVRINTRRLKTEAAIQSGETVMLAGLIQDNATKGSSGLPGLSRIPWIGGLFGTQTTRTERTEVIILLTPKIIRNPQEARDLTDEYGQRFRALEPLYKARPSKAQ; encoded by the coding sequence ATGGCCCTTCGAACCCACATCGCGACGTTGTTGCTCGCCGCGGCCACGGTCGTACTGGTCGGCTGCCAGACCACGCCGGTCGCCACGATCTCGCGCGAAGGCGATCGGGCCGTGCGCATGCAGCACGGCGAGCAGACCACCTCCACGCTCGACCAGACCGGCACCGAGACCGCGCCGTCGCCCGATCGCCAGGCACCGAGCGAAGCAGGCGAACCGAAACCGCAGATCCGTCGCGGCGACGGCCGCGTGATCAACCAAGCCGCGGCCGCCGCGCCGCCGCCGAACCTCGGCGCCAGCAGCGGCGCGGCCACGTTCAACTTCGAAGGCGAGTCGCTGCAGGCCGTGGTGAAGGCGATCCTGGGCGACATGCTGGGCCAGAACTACGTCATCGCGCCGGGCGTGCAGGGCACCGTGACGCTCGCCACGCCGAAGCCGGTGAGCCCCGCGCAGGCGATGTCGCTGCTGGAGCAGGTGCTGAGCTGGAACAACGCGCGCATGGTGTTCGCCGACGGGCGCTACAACATCGTGGCTGCCGACAGTGCGCTCGCCGGCACGGTGGCCCCGCGCACCGGTTCGCCCGCGCTCGCACGCGGCTTCGAGGCGCGCGTGGTGCCGCTCAAGTTCATCGCCGCCGAGGAGATGAAGAAGGTGCTGACGCCGTACGCGCGTCCGAACGCCGTCATCACCACCGATTCCGCGCGCAACGTCATCACCATCGGCGGCACGCGCGCGGAACTCGAGAACTACATGCGGACGATCGAGATCTTCGACGTCGACTGGCTGCAGGGCATGTCGGTGGGCGTGTTCCCGATCCGCTCCGGCCATGCGAGCAAGGTCGTCGCGGATCTCGAGAAGGTGTTCGGCGAGCAGAGCAAGTCGCCGGTCGCCGGCATGTTCCGCTTCCTCCCGCTGGAAGGCGCGAACGCGGTGCTCGTGATCACGCCGCAGGCGCGCTACCTCGACGAAATCCAGTCCTGGCTCGACCGCATCGAAGGCGCGGCGGGCGAGGAGCAGTTGTTCTCCTACGAGCTGAAGTACGTCAAGGCAAAAGACCTCGCCGACCGGCTGTCCGAGGTGTACGGCGGCAGCGCGCGTCGCGCCGAAGGCTCCTCGACGGGCTCGGGCACGCTGATGCCGGGCCTGGAACCGACGGAGATCAAGGACAGCGGCGTGGACGACACGGGCAACAGCGCGGTGTCCATCGGCGGCGGCAACAGCGGCAACACCGGCGGCGGCAGCTCGCTCTCGCTGGAACCGCAGAGCAGCGGCAACTCGAGCGTGACCCTGCAGGTGGAAGGCAGCACGGTGGGCGTGTCCGCGGTGGATGAAACCAACACGCTGCTGGTGCGCGCCAACTCCGCGGCGTGGCGCTCGATCCGCGAAGTGATCGAACGCCTCGACATCATGCCGATGCAGGTGCAGATCGAAGCGCAGGTCGCCGAAGTGGGCCTGACCGGCGCGCTGAAGTACGGCGTGAACTGGTACTTCGAGAATGCGATCCCCGATCCGGCGCTGCGCAACCTCGCGCTCACGCGCAACATCTGGGGCTCGACCGCCGGCAGCATCGGCGGCGTGACGACGGATGCGGCCGGCAATGTCCTCGGTGGCCTGAGCTGGACCTTCCTCGGCCCGAACGCGATGGCGGTGATCAACGCGCTCGACCAGGTCTCCGACGTGAACCTGCTGCAGACGCCGTCGGTGGTCGTGCGCAACAACGCCGAGGCCACGTTCAACGTCGGCAGCCGCATTCCGATCGCGTCGGTCACCTTCAATCCGAACTCGGGCAGCACCGGCGACACGATCAGCCAGGTGCAGTACCTGGATACCGGCGTGATCCTCAAGGTGCGCCCGCGCATCACCAAGGACGGCATGGTCTTCCTGGACATCGTGCAGGAAGTCAGCTCGCCCGGCGGCGACCCCGACATCAACGGCAACGTGCGCATCAACACGCGGCGCCTGAAGACCGAAGCGGCGATCCAGAGCGGCGAGACCGTGATGCTCGCCGGCCTGATCCAGGACAATGCGACGAAGGGATCGTCGGGGCTTCCGGGCCTGAGCCGCATCCCGTGGATCGGCGGCCTGTTCGGCACGCAGACCACGCGCACCGAACGCACGGAAGTGATCATCCTGCTGACGCCGAAGATCATCCGGAATCCGCAGGAAGCACGCGACCTGACCGACGAATACGGCCAGCGCTTCCGCGCCCTGGAACCGCTGTACAAAGCCAGGCCGTCGAAGGCGCAGTGA
- a CDS encoding type II secretion system protein GspK, with product MARMRGAALLLVLWLIALLTALIGAFALTASIEGLQGRVLHRGVIAGEVARAGLEYALVRAADPDPRRQWLPDGRPYQWTFGDAQVQVSLVDENGKIDLNQADLALLASLFQNVGGLDNEQARRVAAAVLDWRDPDSLTQPEGGAEDGEYAAAERPYGAKDAPFESVAELEQVLGMTPALYAKVAPDLTVYSGRTRPDPAFASAGVLQAMGIDADSAIGRRRAWDPSSGGPAPVLEGGEPLVSSGSGTYSIDSRARLRDGREAMLRVVVRAGGNGLPGSAYTPLRWEEGASPR from the coding sequence ATCGCACGCATGCGCGGTGCGGCCTTGCTGCTCGTGCTGTGGCTGATCGCGCTGCTGACCGCGCTGATCGGTGCGTTCGCGCTCACCGCGAGCATCGAAGGCCTGCAGGGCCGCGTGCTGCACCGCGGCGTGATCGCGGGCGAAGTCGCGCGCGCGGGGCTCGAATACGCACTGGTCCGCGCGGCCGATCCCGATCCGCGCCGCCAATGGCTGCCCGACGGTCGTCCCTACCAGTGGACCTTCGGCGACGCACAGGTGCAGGTCTCGCTCGTCGACGAGAACGGCAAGATCGACCTCAACCAGGCGGACCTCGCCTTGCTCGCCTCCCTGTTCCAGAACGTGGGCGGCCTGGACAACGAACAGGCGCGGCGCGTGGCCGCCGCGGTGCTGGACTGGCGCGACCCGGATTCGCTCACGCAGCCCGAGGGTGGCGCCGAGGACGGCGAATACGCCGCGGCCGAACGCCCCTACGGCGCGAAGGACGCGCCCTTCGAAAGCGTCGCCGAACTCGAACAGGTCCTCGGCATGACGCCCGCGCTCTACGCGAAGGTGGCCCCGGACCTGACCGTCTACAGCGGCCGAACGCGCCCGGATCCGGCGTTCGCGTCGGCAGGGGTGTTGCAGGCGATGGGCATCGACGCGGACAGCGCGATCGGTCGCCGACGCGCATGGGATCCGTCGTCGGGAGGCCCCGCGCCCGTCCTCGAAGGAGGCGAGCCGCTCGTGAGCAGTGGCAGCGGCACGTATAGTATCGACAGCCGTGCACGGCTTCGCGATGGACGCGAAGCGATGCTGCGCGTCGTGGTGCGTGCTGGCGGGAACGGATTGCCGGGTTCGGCGTACACGCCGCTGCGTTGGGAGGAGGGAGCATCGCCGCGATGA
- the gspG gene encoding type II secretion system major pseudopilin GspG — MTFHRSLRAPAPRQAQSGFSLIEIILVVVLIGGIVAFAATRILGGGDRAKVNLAKAQVQTLAEKVQQFQGDTGALPANLDELVQSDAQGWLGPYAKTSELKDPWNHPFEYKAPGENKPFDLVSFGKDGKPGGSSVDADIAFE, encoded by the coding sequence ATGACCTTTCATCGTTCCCTTCGTGCTCCCGCACCGCGCCAGGCGCAGTCCGGCTTCAGCCTCATCGAGATCATCCTGGTCGTCGTGCTGATCGGCGGCATCGTGGCCTTCGCCGCCACGCGCATCCTCGGCGGCGGCGACCGCGCCAAGGTCAACCTCGCCAAGGCGCAGGTGCAGACGCTCGCCGAGAAAGTGCAGCAGTTCCAGGGCGACACCGGCGCGCTGCCGGCCAACCTCGACGAACTCGTGCAGAGCGATGCACAAGGTTGGCTCGGCCCGTACGCCAAGACGTCCGAGCTCAAGGATCCCTGGAACCACCCCTTCGAATACAAGGCGCCGGGCGAGAACAAGCCCTTCGACCTGGTCAGCTTCGGCAAGGACGGCAAGCCGGGCGGCTCCAGCGTCGACGCCGACATCGCATTCGAGTAA
- a CDS encoding prepilin-type N-terminal cleavage/methylation domain-containing protein: protein MSARHARGFTLIEVLLATILLAAGLALAFATLRAATATAQRGEAIAQRNEHMRAVELFLRRRIGNARPIAFGMNTDTGMPRRFEGDRDHMRFVADLPDYLGRGGPYLHELTIVDGPDGPRLEVAFTMVLGATTVADNPPRKPEVLADHLHDATFRYRAMTEDNRLSDWVETWNNGDNLPVQVEITLRDADGRTWPPMIVALPLAGGYQGAAL, encoded by the coding sequence ATGAGCGCCCGCCATGCCCGCGGTTTCACGCTGATCGAAGTGCTGCTCGCGACGATCCTGCTCGCGGCCGGCCTGGCGCTCGCCTTCGCCACGCTGCGCGCGGCGACCGCCACCGCGCAACGCGGCGAAGCGATCGCGCAACGCAACGAACACATGCGCGCGGTCGAACTGTTCCTGCGCCGCCGCATCGGCAACGCGCGCCCCATCGCGTTCGGCATGAACACCGACACCGGCATGCCGCGCCGTTTCGAAGGCGACCGCGACCACATGCGCTTCGTCGCCGACCTGCCGGACTACCTCGGGCGCGGCGGCCCGTACCTGCACGAGCTCACCATCGTCGACGGGCCCGATGGTCCGCGCCTGGAAGTGGCGTTCACGATGGTGCTCGGCGCCACCACCGTCGCGGACAACCCGCCGCGCAAACCGGAAGTGCTCGCCGACCACCTGCACGATGCGACCTTCCGCTACCGCGCCATGACGGAAGACAACAGGCTCTCCGACTGGGTGGAGACCTGGAACAACGGCGACAACCTGCCCGTGCAGGTCGAGATCACCTTGCGCGATGCCGACGGCCGCACGTGGCCTCCGATGATCGTCGCCTTGCCGCTGGCCGGCGGATACCAGGGGGCTGCGCTGTGA
- a CDS encoding glycosyltransferase, translating into MALPIVLLPVGVDDDALDACLGALDAGTPPGTRVWLADDARAGPRAHAIVERWLARTQMQAHYTRRQRMVGDVAHLDEALNACGDADVVVLAPDARPAPGWLVQLTACLARDPAIATATPWCNAGEAAAWPRIGEIDAIPADLERLARACAAMPPLHPELPAAIGHAVALRGKARRRAGGLDAASYASWTAALVDLSLRLAGLGWRNALCETAFVARLDEGLVGDGDMDALAARWPAWHARLAQFLMADPLRALREQLQDTVATVGPPAPQRELFA; encoded by the coding sequence GTGGCGCTGCCCATCGTCCTCCTCCCGGTGGGCGTCGACGACGACGCCCTCGATGCCTGCCTCGGCGCCCTCGACGCCGGCACGCCGCCCGGCACGCGCGTGTGGTTGGCCGACGACGCGCGCGCCGGCCCGCGCGCGCATGCCATCGTCGAACGCTGGCTCGCGCGCACGCAGATGCAGGCGCACTACACGCGACGGCAGCGGATGGTGGGCGATGTCGCGCACCTCGACGAAGCCTTGAATGCCTGCGGCGATGCCGATGTCGTCGTGCTCGCGCCCGATGCGCGCCCGGCGCCGGGGTGGCTCGTGCAACTCACCGCGTGCCTCGCACGCGATCCCGCCATCGCGACCGCCACGCCCTGGTGCAACGCGGGCGAAGCCGCGGCATGGCCGCGCATCGGCGAAATCGATGCGATCCCCGCGGACCTCGAACGCCTCGCGCGCGCCTGCGCCGCGATGCCGCCGCTGCATCCCGAATTGCCCGCGGCCATCGGCCACGCGGTGGCGCTGCGCGGCAAGGCGCGGCGTCGCGCGGGGGGATTGGATGCGGCAAGTTATGCGTCGTGGACCGCGGCGCTCGTGGATCTGTCCCTGCGTCTCGCGGGGCTGGGTTGGCGCAATGCCTTGTGCGAGACCGCGTTCGTCGCGCGCCTCGATGAAGGCCTCGTCGGCGATGGCGATATGGATGCGCTCGCCGCGCGCTGGCCCGCGTGGCATGCGCGCCTGGCGCAATTCCTGATGGCCGATCCGCTGCGCGCATTGCGCGAGCAGTTGCAGGACACCGTCGCGACCGTCGGGCCGCCGGCGCCGCAGCGGGAGTTGTTCGCATGA
- a CDS encoding general secretion pathway protein GspN encodes MRLSDAGPRTWLLASVAGWALLTWVGALAGMGGTIARLPNDPSLLRKLPVAAKAQAERIGPLSQYAEVGARPLFSEDRRPQPFFLQAQGDDQQAQAFDFVLTSVLLTPTFRMAIVQPTAGGESVRMKMDESPAEAQGWRLVALEPRRATFEGPQGSKTLDLRVFNGAGGTAPTRTTPTAAATQEPPQPVVMENADDAVPPPPAAVPAPAPEATANKPATTGSTLPDQPMTPEQQMDAIRKRIEQRRAQLRQEQQRQPQQNKQD; translated from the coding sequence GTGCGACTCAGTGACGCCGGCCCGCGCACCTGGTTGCTGGCCTCCGTCGCCGGCTGGGCGTTGCTCACCTGGGTGGGCGCGCTCGCCGGCATGGGCGGCACCATTGCACGCCTGCCGAACGATCCCTCGCTGCTGCGCAAACTGCCCGTGGCCGCCAAGGCGCAGGCCGAACGCATCGGCCCGCTCTCGCAATATGCGGAAGTCGGCGCGCGTCCCCTTTTCTCCGAGGATCGCCGCCCGCAACCGTTCTTCCTGCAGGCGCAGGGCGACGACCAGCAGGCGCAGGCCTTCGACTTCGTGCTGACCAGCGTGCTGCTCACGCCGACCTTCCGCATGGCGATCGTGCAGCCCACCGCCGGCGGCGAATCGGTGCGCATGAAGATGGACGAGTCGCCGGCCGAAGCGCAGGGCTGGCGCCTGGTCGCGCTCGAACCGCGCCGCGCCACCTTCGAAGGCCCGCAGGGCAGCAAGACGCTCGACCTACGCGTGTTCAACGGTGCCGGCGGCACGGCGCCCACGCGCACCACGCCGACCGCCGCCGCCACGCAGGAACCCCCGCAACCGGTCGTGATGGAAAACGCGGACGACGCCGTGCCACCGCCGCCCGCGGCCGTTCCCGCGCCGGCGCCGGAAGCGACGGCGAACAAACCCGCGACCACCGGATCCACCTTGCCCGACCAACCGATGACGCCGGAGCAACAGATGGACGCGATCCGCAAACGCATCGAACAGCGTCGAGCCCAGCTGCGCCAGGAACAGCAGCGCCAGCCGCAACAAAACAAACAGGACTAA
- the gspM gene encoding type II secretion system protein GspM — MPPQGPTDRDRWVALGLLVAALALAYFVLLHPWWTVPMLDVESRIHDLQERELRVRTQLQQAPEVERRYAQVQAANRGRPGFLPEPTPELATAGLVQRLEGVVQQASPGNRSCAITNRSPLTETRPAERFPRVTIQVRLRCGAPELATVLHEIESGSPRVFVDNLNILAQRYFYMPGQGKAQSGGLDVSFDLYGYIRPRPASTQVRAGGRRATQ; from the coding sequence GTGCCGCCGCAGGGACCGACTGACCGCGATCGCTGGGTCGCGCTCGGCTTGCTCGTGGCCGCGCTCGCGCTCGCCTATTTCGTGCTGCTGCACCCGTGGTGGACGGTGCCGATGCTCGACGTCGAATCGCGCATCCACGATCTGCAGGAACGCGAACTTCGCGTGCGCACGCAATTGCAGCAGGCGCCCGAAGTGGAACGCCGCTATGCGCAGGTGCAGGCGGCCAACCGCGGTCGCCCCGGTTTCCTGCCCGAGCCCACGCCCGAACTCGCCACCGCCGGCCTCGTGCAGCGCCTGGAAGGCGTGGTGCAGCAGGCGAGCCCGGGCAATCGCAGTTGCGCGATCACCAATCGCTCGCCGCTGACGGAAACGCGCCCGGCCGAACGCTTCCCGCGCGTGACCATCCAGGTGCGCCTGCGTTGCGGCGCGCCGGAACTGGCCACCGTGCTGCACGAAATCGAAAGCGGCAGCCCGCGCGTGTTCGTCGACAACCTCAACATCCTCGCGCAGCGTTACTTCTACATGCCGGGGCAGGGCAAGGCGCAGAGCGGCGGGCTCGACGTGAGCTTCGACCTGTACGGCTACATCCGGCCGCGACCGGCGAGCACGCAGGTGCGTGCAGGGGGGCGTCGTGCGACTCAGTGA